tcctgtcctgggccaaaagaaggtctgggggtcatgaccaccggggtccttctagtctcagtcagaccattaagtctgatctttttacgagaatttggggtctgcatcctattgctctcctgctccctcagggattctctgttgtgtttcctctcagggcagtcatgggttgtagctgggcaccgtctagttcttctggtctcagactgatgtagtctctggtttatgtggccctttctgtctcttgggctcatagttaccttgtgtccttggtgttcttcattctcctttgatccaggtgggttgagaccaattgatgcatcttagatggccactcgctagcgtttaagaccacagacgccactctccaaagtgggatgcagaatgttttcttaatagattttattatgccagttgacttagatgtcccctgaaaccatggccatGGACCACTttgatccctcccctccttccagAGAAAGCATAGccttctccctctgcctccaGGAGTCAGTAGGTCTTGGGGGGGCGgggtctggctgtacttcagtcTCCCCATCTGTCAGGTGAGGGTTGGTGTGAGGACAAAGAGCTTTATTATCAGGACTGCCAGGACTCGGCGCTCCAGGCCTTTTCCCAGAGCCCTCAGAGGCAGGGAAGGGGTGGGAGCCCCCAATAGGGGAGGGCGTCCCCATTCCCCAGCCCAGGGTGAGGAAGTTGGGGGCCAGGAGGCACAGCCAGGAGGGTGCCTGCACTCACTTCTCCTTTCTTCCCATAGCAGAGCCTGCCCTGGCTGAGTGGGGTGGGAGTTCCCCTGAAAGCCCAGCTCTGCCAGCCCCTCTCAGAGCCCTGCCCCTCACTGGGCAGGGGCCTCCAGAcaaattccttccatcctcttgtCCTccctttgctcatctgtaaaatgggatcacGACAGGGCCCAGCTCACAGGGATGTCATCAGTGTGAAAGGAGTTAATACACATAGCTGCTGGAACAGATCAGGGACGATGTGGGTGCTCCTGACTGTACCCTTTAACACTACCAGCATGTGTGACTGGCGTGTGTCCCGGGTGGGGACTGCACGTGTCTGGGTGGGAGCTGGCTCAGTCTGGCTCTGGGTCTGGAGCCAGGCAGCTCCTGGACTCCAGCACCCTCCCCCCTCCACAGGAATAAATACAATCTGAAGTTTATTATTAaatcaatttcatttttattggatTCCAACAAATAcagagggagggggtgggagccAGGGATCTCGGGTCCAGCTGGGAAGGGAAGAGGTCAGAGGGGCCAGGGAAGCCAATCACACAGACGCTCTGTTAAGCCTAAAGCTGCCGAGAATGCACCCCTCCGTCTTTGATGAGGCTAAAGGCACTTTTGATGTCGTGTTGAGGGGCCCTGGGGTTGTCATGGCAACAAGGTCAGGAGGAGGCTGAGGGAAAACCATAGTCGGTTCTGCCAAATTCAGCTGCGAAGTTTTGGGTCACAAGACACCCCCTTGCCCCTCACCTGTGTCTCGCCACTCACAGGGTCAGGAGTGGGGTCTCACCCTGGCTGGGAAACATGCTGTGTTCACAGAATGAGCAGGACCAGGGCTTCCCTATGTTCCCAGTCACAGCCCCCCAAGAACGGCCTGGGTCCCCTTCTGAACTCTGCTTCATCCTTTGTTCCAAGCCTCCAGGGTTGGCGCCACTTTTTCTCTGGCTCATCTCAAAAAGGCTGCAAGGAACTAAAAGTCTTGGACTCCCGCAATGCCCTGTCCATGGCCTGGCCTCTACctgcatggcaatgggtttgactctcagatccattttacagaggatgaCACCAGTGGTCTGGGTGGTCCTCAGTTGTCAGCTCAGGTTACAGGGCTCTGTTCTGGGTGGGGCAGAGCTGGCTTTGAGTCTTCTACAAAGTCCATGAGGACACTGTCTAGCCTCCTGGGGTTAGTGACCAAAGTCTTTTCTGGCTGAGGTCAGGCCCTGCCATGTATTCTGTACCACTTCCCCCGCAAGGCTCTAATTGTCTCCTGCCCAAAGTGGAGGTGGAATAAGAGGCAGGCTGGGGAGACCCAGTCATGGAGGAACCCTGTCTCGTGTCTTAGTACTTCTGCAAAACCCCAGCTCCAGCTTGCTTACCCCCAGTGATGGGAAGTTCACCACCTggagagcaagagagcagtggctTTGGGGAGCTCTGCTTTAAACTGAGCCACAAACCACTCATGACCCCCACTCCTGGGCCCTAGATCTACCCCCACTGCCATCTCCTTCCAAAGACCAGGGTCCAGGCCTCCCTGTACCCTGCACCCTCTGTTCTGGTCTTGCTCCTCATTTTTGCCTCTGCAATGCAATGAACAGGGGTCCCAAGAATTGCCTACACTCTGTGGTCTTCTGTGGTCTTGTTCCCCACAGGAGCCATGCGTCAGGGGCCACACTGGGGCTCAGTTTAAGGCTGGCTCAGTGGCCAGTGTATGCCCAGGGGTGGTGGTCACTCCAGCTGGCCTGTTGGAGAAAGACACCCCCAGGGACTGCACTCCCCCATGGGTGGGCATCCCCTTTGCCAATCAatccaggagaggaagcaagtggCAGCTGTAAGGGGGATGGAGGCTGCTGGGGAGATGGCTTACTGTGCTGGGCCTGGGGGTCCAGGGGTGAGGGAGTCTGGGGGGGCACAGGCATGGAAACATGTAGAACTACCTAGTGTGGGCTAGGGCCCCTCAGGGTGGGCCTGACCTGCTCAGCGAGACCTTAGCCTGCCCCCTGAGATCTTCCCAGACACGCTCTGCTCAGCAAGAGCCAGGTGTGAGCTGCGTCCTGGGTGTGAGCTGCTGCATGTGTCCCAGCTGTGAGCTAAATGTGTCCCAGCTGTGAGCTACGTGTCCAGGTGTGAGCTGTGAGTGTCCCAGGTGTGAGCTGTGAATGTCCCAGGTGTGAGCTGTGTCCCGAGCATGAGCTGTGCACATCCTAGGTATGAGCCGAGTGTCATGGGTGTCAGCTGTGAGCTTCCTGGGTGTTAGCTGTGCATGTCCTGGGtttgagttctgtgtgtccaGGTGTGAGCTGAGTGTGTCCCAGGTGTGAACTGTGCATGTCCTGGGTGTGAGTTGTGCATGTCCTGGGCTTGAGTTCTGTGTGTCCAGGTGTGAGCTGAGTGTGTCCCAGTTGTGAACTGTCCATGTCCTGGATGTGAGCTGTGTGTGTCCCAGATGTGCACTGTGCATGTCCCGGGTGTGAGCTGTGCGTGTCCCAGGCGTAGGCTGTGCATGTCCTGGGTGTGAGCTGTGCATGTCCCGGGCATGAGCTGTGCGTGTCCCAGCTGTCAGCTGTGCGTGTCTTCGGTGTGAGCTGTTTGTGTCCTGGGTGTGACCTGTGCATGTCCCAGGTATGAACTGTGTGTTCTCACACATGAGCTGTGTATGCTCTCCTGTAAGAGTCCTGTGTGCCCTTGTGGTGCCTTTGGGTCTTGGTATGAGGTATGACCTCTGAGCTgtgggtgtctgtgtgtctgACTGTGCGTCCCTGGTGAGAATCACGCTGTGCCTGGGTGTGGAGTGTACTTTGTCAAGGTGTGAACAGTAGAGGGTTTTTGCGTGTTTACCCCTCCCCCGACTGTTATGTGGGTCCAGGAGTAAACCGTCTCCTGCAGGTGTGAGCCCTGCCCGGGGCCCTCGGGGCAGCGGCTGTGTACGTCCTGGGAGTGAACTATGTGTTACGAGGTCCCCGAGCTCCGCACCCCACCCTGGGTTGGTAGAAGGGAGCCCAATCCCCCAACCCGGCTCAGCAACTAGGCCCCAGGGGCAGGGCGGAAAGACACGGGGCGTAACCTTTAGAAAACGCTTGAGAAACTGCAAAAGATGTGTCCTAAAGAAAACACAGTCCTGCGGTTGAGTCTCTACAAAAAAAGGGAAGTTCTGCCGAGAGCCGACTGGCAGCCGCCCCTGCGGACAATGCATAGGTGGTAAGAAAGACAAGCCAGCAAGGACGGGCGCGGCCGGGATCTGGCTTTTCCGGCGGGGCCCCTCAGATCATCCTCATGTTGAACTTGCGCGCGCCGCCCTGAGTGGCCGCGGCCGCCGGCCCGTCCACCTTGCGGAAGGAGTACTCGACGGAGAGGTTGCTCTTGCGCTGCCCGCGCCCGCGGCTCCACACGAACAGCAGCAGGAAGCAGAAGAGGACGACACCCAGGAAGGTGATACAGCCCATAGCGGTGGACACCAGGACGGTGGTCAGGTCCAGCGGGAAGCGCTCGGCCGCCTGCGTCTCGTTGCGCCCCTCGCCCGGGGTCCGGTTGGCGGCCGGCTCGGCCCGCACGGTCAGCGTGGCGAAGTAGGTGTCGTTGCCGCCGGCGTTGCTGGCCACGCAGGTGTAGGTGCCGCTGTCCTGCGGCCGCGCGTCGCGGAGCTCCAGAGTGCCGCCCTGCAGCACGCGCGCCCGCCCGGCGCTGGCGGCGGTCACCACGCGGTGCCGGGGCGTCACCCAGGCCACGGTGGGCGCCGGCTCGCCCTCGGCGCGGCAGAGGAAGCGGACGACCTCGCCCGCGGTCACCGCCGCCTGCTGCAGCCGCCGCTCGCGGATTTTGGGCTTCCGGCACACGAAGTACTCGAACAGCGCCGAGTCGGGCAGGTCGCGCAGCGCGTCCCCGCGGACCTCGGCCGGCGTGGCGCAGGCCGGCAGCCGCCCGTCGAAGTTGAGAGTCTTGCGGCGCTGCACGATCCACAGCAGGCGGCAGTCGCAGGCCAGCGGGTTGCCGTCCACCCGGAGCGTCTCCAGCGTGTTGACCGAGTGGAAGGTGCACTCCTCGAGCGTGGACAGCAGGTTGTTGGAGAGGTTGAGCAGGCGGATCTGCCGCAGCCCCAGGAAGGCCTGGGGCTCCACCACGGCCAGCAGGGCCCCGGCCAGGTGCAGCTCACGCAGCCGGACCAGGTCGCGGAAGGACCCGCGCGGCACCGTGCTGATGGGGTTGTAGGAGAGGTTGAGGCAGGTCAGGTGCGCCTGGTGGCTCAGCGCGGCTGCCGGCACGGCAGTGATGTTGGTGTGCGTGACGGACAGTGAGGTCAGGTTGAGGCCCTGCAGGCTGCCAGCCGCCACCTCCTCCAGCAGCGGCCAGTTGTCGATCTCCAGGTGCAGCAGCCCCGGAAGCTTCCGGAAGTTCTGGTCCTCCAGTGCCGCGATGGCCAGGTGGCGCAGACGCAGGGTGCCCAGGCCCCGCAGGTGGCCCAGCGACTCTCCCGACAGCGCCGTGAGGTTGCAACGCTCCAGAGTCAGCTCTTCCAGGGCCAGCAGCCCGGCGAAGGCCCGGCGGGAGATGAAGACCAGGTCGTTGTCACCCACCTCCAGCCGCTGGAGGCTGCGCAGGTCCTGGAAGGCGTAGTCCAGCAGGATGACCAGCTTGTTCTCACTGAGGTCCAGCAGGGTGAGGTTGCCCAGGCGCGTGAAGACACCGGGTGGGATGAGCTTCAGCTGGTTGCCACGCAGCCGCAGGACCTGCAGGCGTGGCAGGTTGTCGAAGGCGCCGGGCTCCACGTGTGCGATGACGTTGTCGCTCAGGTCCAGTTCCTCCAGCTGCGGCAGCGTGGCCAGGTCGCCCGGGTTCAGACAGCGGATGCGATTACGGCTGAGTTCCAGCAGACGCGTCTCCGCAGGGATGCCGTCGGGCACCGCAGTCAGCCGTCGGCGCGGGCAGGCCACCGTGCGTGTCTGGGCAGTGCACTCGCAGCGGGCAGGGCAGCCCCTGGCCAGTGGCGGGGCCACGGGCAGGAGCAGAAGGTGCAGGCTCAGGACGTGCAGCCAGCAGGTCATGGTGCGAAGCCTGGGCCTAGGGCCGCACCACCAtcctcctgggcacctgtgggtGAGGGGCTGTGTGAGATCAGAGTCCCACCCCAACCCCACCTGGACCCTGTTAGTCTAAACAAGCTGAcccccgactcacagcaaccgggCCTATAATAGAGCAAAGGGATGCTTGGATGGGACCACtgggatccatggggttttcactggctgattttcagaagccgatcaccaggcctttccttctagtccatcttagtctagaagatccattgaaacctgttcagcatcacagcaacacaaaaaccCCACTGACAAaccagtggtggctgcacattggccaggaatcgaacccaggtctcctgcataccATAAAAACCCAAATCCGCTgtgatcgagtcgattccaactcacagcaaccctataggatgggacggaactgccccatagggtatccaaggctgtccTCCTACAGAAGCAGgatgccacatctctctcctgtggagcagctgatgggttcaaaccactgaactttcgtagcagctgagtgcttacaagacataaaaggaaagggaagcaagcagagagttggggacctcagacctccaagaaagcagtgcagggagcagagcgcatcctttggaaccAGAGTTCCtacgtggagaagctcctggtccagggggagattgatgacaggaaccttcctccagagccaacagagaaagaaagccttccccctagagctgacgccctgaattcggacttctagcctactagagcatgagaaaataaaattctctttgttaaagctatccacttgtggatgaataaggaagaccaaagaacagctgatgcctttgaattgtggtgaagaatatcgactataccatggactgccaaaagaacaaataaatccgtcttggaagaagtacaaccagaatgctccttagaagcaaggatggtgagactgcgcctcgcatactttggacacgtcaggaaggatcagtccctggagaaggacatcatgcttggtaaagtagagggtcaacaaaaaagaggaagaccctcaacgaggtggattaacaatgggctcaaacatagcaacaattgtgaggatggcgcaggaccgggcagtgtttttggttctcttgtgcacagggtcactatgagttggaaccgatccaacggcacctaacaacaacaacacttgtggtatttctgttacagtagcactaaatgactaagacaaagtccttctccagggactggtccctcctgatatgtccaaagtatgtgagatggagtctcaccatcctcacttctaagaagcctcCTGACATTACTTCATGCAAGTcggatttgttcttctggcagtccatggtatattcaatattctctgccaacaccataattcaaaggcatcaattcttctccggtctttcttattcattgtccagctttcacttggatatgaggcaattgaaaatacaatggcttgggtcaggcacacctcagtcctcaaagtgacatctttactttttaacacaggtaaacatctttctggcattctctgctttcagccaagatccatccgacatcagcaatgatatccctctttccacgtcctcttctgaatccagcttgaatttctggcagctctgtcgatgtactgctgcagccgttttttttttagtatcttcagcaaaattttactcgtgtatgatattaatgatattgttggataatttccgcattctgttggatcacctttccttggcatgagcacaaatatggatctcttccagttgattggccaggtagctgtcttccaaatttcttggcatagatgagtgagcacttccagcgctgcatctgtttattgaaaaatttcaattggtattccatcaattcctggagccttgttttttgccaacgccttcagtgtggcttggacctcttccttcagtaccattgattcctgatcatatgctacctcctgaaatggttggacatcggcCAAtttgttttggtacagtgactctgtgtatgcctaccatcttcttttgatgctttctgcatcattcaagattttgcccatagaatcctgcaATATTGCAACCCGaagcttgaattttattttcagttcttttagcatgagaaatgccgagcgcgtctttccgttttggttttctaacttcaggtctatGCACATGTCATTGCATAGAAGGTAAGAACTATACCTCTGAACCACAAATACCTAtggactcagcaattccactcttgtaagatagaaggcagtgcaggccacaccccggggaaactccctttacattggaacaGGGATGTGACccgagtaagggtgttgcatcccaccctaatcctcttaaccacaggcagagattacgatttataacacaaaggaaaatcacaaaatggaggacaaccacacaatactgggaatcacggcctaaccacgttgacacacttttgggggacacgattcaatctataacaggcatcatgcttggtaaagtaggggtcaggacaaaagaagaagaccctcaatgagacggattgacacagtggctgcaacacgggGCTTAAGcacagtaatgattgtgaggatggtgcaggaccgggcagcggtgcgttctgttgtacatcgggtcgctgtgagtgggaaccgactcaacggcacctaacaataatgggtgggagggagagggacaggggtttgcttagggggcagtggAGTTTTTGTTCAAGGTGGTGGAATGACCGAGAGAAAAGGAGAGCGATAGAGGTGGCACAATTTGAAGAacgtgatcaatgtcactgaattgtacatgcggaaattgttgaaatggcctATGTTTCGTTATGTATAATTTTCAtcacaatgaaatttaaaaaacatatttaaaaaccaaGCAGCAAGTCTGTGGGGCTCTGAAGGGTGGCAGCATGGATGGACAGAAGGTGACAGGTCAGAGGAGAGGAAGGTGACAGGTCAGAGGAGAGGAAGGTGTCtgtgaggaggtggcatttgagctgagGCCTAAAGGGTGACCCGTGGAGGTCCTGGGGGAAGGGTGTTCTGGGCAAGGGAATAGcccgtgcaaaggccctggggtgagGCTGCAGCAGAGTGAGTGAGGGGAAGGGCAGAAGAGGCAGTGGGAAGGGTCATGGGCCAGATACCTAgggttctggaggccaggagggATGGATGAAACCTAGCTGCCCTCAGTGGCCTGCTGGTCCCCCAGTCCCCCTACTCTGCTTGACAGCAGCCCAGACTCCAGGAGCCAGGCTGGGAGAGGGAGCAGCCAGCTGGTGGCTGGATAGCAGCTGCCCAGTCCCTTCTGCCTGGCTGCCTCCCCTGTGCTGGCTGGCTATTTTTGGCATCTTGGCAGCTGAAGCCCCCAGGAAGCCCCCCAGGCCTCCCTGGCCCATTTCAGCTTCAACACGGACCGCACATTCTCTCCGGCTGGATGTCCATGAGGGCGACTCCCACCTCCCTGGGCCCTTTTGAAGATTGAAGGTGAAAAGGAACACGAGGAGCCCCAGGGGACTGCTCGCTTATGGCTGTAGAGGAACCCTATGCCATTTGGGGGAGAGTTTGTACACGATCTGGTGACACGGTGGTggaagctgctaactgaaaggtcagcagttcgaacccagcagccacgcctcgggagaaagacatggcagtctgcttccataaaggatacagccttgggtaccctatggggcagttctactctgtcgtatagggtcgctatgagttggaatcgactcgatggcaacgggctttagtttggggggggggttgtacatgctggagtccctgggtggcacaaacagttcacacactcagctgctaactgaaaggttggagattcgagtccacccagaggtgccttaggagAAAGtcctgatggtctgcttctgagagatccgccattgaaaacctgatggtTATATGGGATCAAGGTGACCACAGCAACGCAGAAGGTCGGCTAGGAGCCTTAGCGGGCAGTGCGTTTACATTAACGGGGGAGGAGCGACCTAGAAAAGGAGAAGGCGAACGGCTGCAGACTcgaagaacgtaatcagtgtcaccgaAGTGTACGCGCAGAGGCAGTTGAACTGGTGTGTGtccttgctgtgtatattctcaacaaagaccacagcaaaataaattattaaaacaagaaaaagaaaaccgtGTGgggcgcagttccactctgccacaCAAGGGGGCGCCGTGAGCGGGAGTTGAGGAGTCAGCTGGTTTACCTGGACACACTGTGACACCGGTTCCCCTGCTTTCGCTCACGCAGTCATTGGGCAACAGTGACCAAGCGTGTGTAATAGTTTCCTACACTCTAACAaggggtgccctggtggcacagcgctgaagagctcggttgctaaccaaaagtgtcggcagttcgaatctaccagccgctccctggaaactctatggggcagttctcttctggaattgacggccatgggtttggttttgggtttcttaTTGTAACAAGGTACCACGAACTGggtggcttgtaagaacagaaatgcagtctctcacagttctggaggctgcaagtctgaaatcaaggtcgTGCTCCTGCCGAAGGCTCTGGGGAGGATCTTTCCTGGTCTCTCCCGGCTTCCAGCTGCCAGCAGTCCTGGGTATTCTCAGTCTCtgactctgtcttcacatggccgccttgcctctgtctctttcttttatGAGGACACCACCCTACTCCTGTTAACTTAATTGATGGTAGGCCATGTGCAAACGGTGAACACacttagctgctgaccaaaaggttgcaggtttgagtccacccagaggtgcctcagaagagaggcctggtgatctcctcctgaaaactcagccaccggccatcctgtggagcacagttctgctctgacacacatggcggtgctgtgagttggaatcagctccagcAACTGGTCCTGGTAACTGACACCATCTTCAAAAACATggtttctaaacaaggtcacgttcacaggcacTGGGGGAGGACCTGAAGAGAGTCTTTGGGGGATACAAAGACAGTGTGCCAGGCATTCTCCAGGTGCCACAACACAGCGAGGAATAAAACACACCAGCCTTCCTGAAACTAAAaggcaataaccaaaaaaaaaaaaaagaaagaaacccattgccatcaagctgattccgactcctggcgaccctacagaacagagcaaactgacctatagggtttccaaggagcacctggtggattctaactgccaaccttttgcttagcagccgtagcaagtCCGTGGTGGTAAGCGGAGAAAAATAAAGCCGGGGAAAGATGGTGGGGAGTGTCAAGGGGATGGAAAATTTCTGACTTACCAAGAGAGAGGGACTGTTGTGGTTTCCCACTGCCGCTACAACACGGATACCACAAGCCAACCagacaaccaaacccattgccactgagttgattctgactcatagcgaccctacacgacagagtagaactgccccatagggtttttaaagagtggctggtggattcgaacttccgacctttggttagtagctgagctctttaactgctgcgccaccagggctcccataacaCACACAGggggctttgaagaacagaagtttCTGGTtttgcagttctggaggctaaaagcccaaatcagggtctcagccatgtcggTTCCTTCCTTGTCAGCTGCCCCGGAGGTTACTTGGTACCTTGAGCCGTAGGCGATCGTCAtatgacatctgtcttccccgtgtgtgtctctgtatctattctgttctttatatagatcaagggATCAGGCTTAGGACtgccctactctggtatggcctcgttaacataacaaaagaaaaacctgtttGCAAACAGGGTTATGTTTACGGGCACCAAAAACtcagttgccatcaaatggactccaactcacggtgaccccacgtgtgtcagagtagaactgcgctccatggggtttccagtggttggtttttcaggaggaggtcaccagacctttcttctgaggcacctccgggtggacgtGAACCTCCAAGCCTCTGGTGAGCAGCCAACTGCATTCACTGTGTGCAACACCATGGGGCTCCTTTTACAGACACGCAGGTGAAGGTTTTGCTCTGCATATTTTCACCAATAATAaaatagtgtttaaaaaaaatccttcctgCAGAGCGTGGATAACCTCACGAAGGCAGTTCTCAAGTAACTGGAGGTCAGGACTCCCCGGGTCACAGCGGCTGTGATACAGTCTTAGAAAGCTAGCAGATGACAAGGGGACCCTCTCCAGACCTTGCTTGTCAAAAAGCTGGGAGGCGAGTCCTTGGCGTGGCTCTGTGCTCTCGCCCTATAATTACTCCAGCGATGAGAGGCCAGCTGATCCCTCAGTGCCCAGAGGGGAACACGCACGCTGTGACACACTTTTTGAACTCTCACCTCTCCCCGTGGTCCAGCCCTGTCATCTCGTACACAGGGCGCTGGAGGAGGGCAGTGTGGAGCTGGGCTGAAGCTTCTGATGCTCCCGCTCTCCATCTGGTCCCCTCACCAACTTGCGGGGGGATA
This DNA window, taken from Elephas maximus indicus isolate mEleMax1 chromosome 3, mEleMax1 primary haplotype, whole genome shotgun sequence, encodes the following:
- the LINGO3 gene encoding leucine-rich repeat and immunoglobulin-like domain-containing nogo receptor-interacting protein 3 produces the protein MTCWLHVLSLHLLLLPVAPPLARGCPARCECTAQTRTVACPRRRLTAVPDGIPAETRLLELSRNRIRCLNPGDLATLPQLEELDLSDNVIAHVEPGAFDNLPRLQVLRLRGNQLKLIPPGVFTRLGNLTLLDLSENKLVILLDYAFQDLRSLQRLEVGDNDLVFISRRAFAGLLALEELTLERCNLTALSGESLGHLRGLGTLRLRHLAIAALEDQNFRKLPGLLHLEIDNWPLLEEVAAGSLQGLNLTSLSVTHTNITAVPAAALSHQAHLTCLNLSYNPISTVPRGSFRDLVRLRELHLAGALLAVVEPQAFLGLRQIRLLNLSNNLLSTLEECTFHSVNTLETLRVDGNPLACDCRLLWIVQRRKTLNFDGRLPACATPAEVRGDALRDLPDSALFEYFVCRKPKIRERRLQQAAVTAGEVVRFLCRAEGEPAPTVAWVTPRHRVVTAASAGRARVLQGGTLELRDARPQDSGTYTCVASNAGGNDTYFATLTVRAEPAANRTPGEGRNETQAAERFPLDLTTVLVSTAMGCITFLGVVLFCFLLLFVWSRGRGQRKSNLSVEYSFRKVDGPAAAATQGGARKFNMRMI